From Halomicrobium salinisoli, the proteins below share one genomic window:
- the pstB gene encoding phosphate ABC transporter ATP-binding protein PstB gives MTANDMATEAEGESTDESLISTGPMTGGRDEDATETTTEEVPTVISARNLDVFYGDTQALDDVNLDIPENRVTAMIGPSGCGKSTFLRSINRMNDLIDIARIEGNLSFKGKNVYDDDVDPVALRRKIGMVFQHPNPFPKSIYDNVAYGLRIQDKTENLDQQVEQALKRAALWDEVSDQLDKSALDLSGGQQQRLCIARAIAVDPEVILMDEPASALDPIATSQIEDLIEELAEDYTVVIVTHNMQQAARISDRTAVFLTGGELVEVGNTDKIFENPDNQRVEDYITGKFG, from the coding sequence ATGACTGCCAACGACATGGCCACCGAAGCCGAGGGCGAATCGACCGACGAATCACTGATTAGCACCGGCCCGATGACGGGCGGTCGCGACGAGGACGCGACAGAGACGACGACCGAGGAAGTGCCGACGGTCATCAGCGCACGGAACCTCGACGTCTTCTACGGCGACACGCAGGCCCTCGACGACGTGAACCTCGACATCCCGGAGAACAGGGTCACCGCGATGATCGGGCCGTCCGGCTGTGGCAAGTCGACGTTCTTGCGGTCGATCAACCGGATGAACGACCTGATCGACATCGCCCGCATCGAGGGGAATCTCTCCTTCAAGGGCAAGAACGTCTACGACGACGACGTCGATCCGGTGGCGCTGCGCCGCAAGATCGGGATGGTGTTCCAGCATCCCAACCCCTTCCCGAAGAGCATCTACGACAACGTCGCCTACGGGCTGCGCATCCAGGACAAGACCGAGAACCTCGACCAGCAGGTCGAGCAGGCCCTCAAGCGCGCCGCGCTGTGGGACGAGGTGAGCGACCAGCTGGACAAGTCAGCACTGGACCTCTCCGGCGGGCAACAGCAGCGCCTGTGCATCGCGCGGGCCATCGCCGTCGACCCGGAGGTCATCCTGATGGACGAGCCCGCCTCGGCGCTGGACCCCATCGCCACCTCGCAGATCGAGGACCTCATCGAGGAACTGGCCGAGGACTACACCGTCGTCATCGTCACTCACAACATGCAGCAGGCCGCCCGCATCTCGGACCGAACCGCCGTGTTCCTCACCGGGGGTGAACTCGTCGAGGTGGGCAACACCGACAAGATTTTCGAGAACCCGGACAACCAGCGCGTCGAGGACTACATCACCGGCAAGTTCGGATAG
- a CDS encoding HAD family hydrolase: protein MTTDYEAVVFDNDGVLIEPTERELLVDAVCDTFREFRVEPDREFARRTVEESLVPEEDVRERYGVDPEAFWRRREANAATVQRGAIRTGEKALYDDVDALADLEGPLGLVSNNQHATIEFILEHHGLADRFETIYGRECSIAGARRKKPECHYIERALADLGVSDALYVGDSPKDVVAAHRAGIDAAFLRREHRVGVDLPEAPDHEYEGLRALVDDLVA, encoded by the coding sequence ATGACCACCGATTACGAGGCGGTCGTCTTCGACAACGACGGCGTCCTGATCGAGCCGACCGAGCGGGAACTGCTGGTCGACGCCGTCTGCGACACGTTCAGGGAGTTTCGGGTCGAGCCCGACCGCGAGTTCGCCCGGCGGACCGTCGAGGAGAGCCTCGTCCCCGAGGAAGACGTCCGCGAGCGGTACGGCGTCGACCCCGAGGCGTTCTGGCGGCGCCGCGAGGCCAACGCCGCGACCGTCCAGCGCGGGGCGATCCGGACCGGCGAGAAGGCGCTCTACGACGACGTCGACGCCCTGGCCGACCTGGAGGGCCCGCTCGGCCTGGTCAGCAACAACCAGCACGCCACGATCGAGTTCATCCTCGAGCACCACGGCCTGGCCGACCGCTTCGAGACGATCTACGGCCGCGAGTGCTCCATCGCGGGCGCCCGCAGGAAGAAGCCGGAGTGTCACTACATCGAGCGCGCGCTGGCCGATCTGGGCGTCTCCGACGCCCTCTACGTCGGCGACAGCCCGAAAGACGTCGTCGCCGCCCACCGAGCGGGCATCGACGCCGCCTTCCTCCGGCGCGAGCACCGCGTCGGCGTCGACCTGCCCGAAGCGCCCGACCACGAGTACGAGGGGCTGCGTGCGCTCGTCGACGACCTGGTCGCCTGA
- the phoU gene encoding phosphate signaling complex protein PhoU, with product MPRESYQEGLDQLREDVLYMSEVVLERLRLGLDALEQKDEETAREVIEGDHEINQMYLELEKDCIDLLALQQPVASDLRFIAASFKIITDLERIADLATNLAEYSEGADRDVFPEVDIQGVADVITEMIETAMDAYADEDADLCYAIAQRDDEVDVLCEEASEAVVRELIEHEVEEEASEQEVEQLMNDVSRLLLTIRDLERVGDHAVNIAARTLYMVENDDDLIY from the coding sequence ATGCCACGCGAATCGTATCAGGAAGGCCTGGACCAGCTCCGGGAGGACGTCCTCTACATGTCCGAGGTCGTCCTGGAGCGGCTCCGGCTCGGACTGGACGCGCTCGAACAGAAGGACGAGGAGACCGCCCGGGAGGTCATCGAGGGCGACCACGAGATCAACCAGATGTACCTCGAACTCGAGAAGGACTGCATCGACCTGCTGGCGCTCCAGCAGCCGGTCGCCTCGGACCTGCGCTTTATCGCCGCCTCGTTCAAGATCATCACCGACCTGGAGCGGATCGCCGACCTCGCGACGAACCTCGCGGAGTACTCGGAGGGCGCCGACCGGGACGTGTTCCCCGAGGTCGACATCCAGGGCGTCGCCGACGTGATCACGGAGATGATCGAGACGGCCATGGACGCCTACGCCGACGAGGACGCCGACCTCTGTTACGCCATCGCCCAGCGCGACGACGAGGTGGACGTCCTCTGCGAGGAGGCCAGCGAGGCCGTCGTCCGCGAACTGATCGAGCACGAGGTCGAGGAGGAGGCCAGCGAGCAGGAGGTCGAGCAGCTGATGAACGACGTCTCCCGGCTCCTGCTGACGATCCGGGACCTGGAGCGAGTCGGCGACCACGCCGTCAACATCGCCGCGCGGACGCTGTACATGGTCGAGAACGACGACGACCTGATCTACTGA
- the radB gene encoding DNA repair and recombination protein RadB has protein sequence MSDFVSTGCDPLDDLLGGGLERGAATQVYGPPAAGKTTVALSAAVETAARGDSALYIDTEGLSADRMEQIAEARVAGTDESVEDVAGRIIVSEALDFEQQREAVQDAAELASQVDLIVLDSATGFYRLERDDDDEGEALRAVARQITHLLSLARKHDLAVCFTNQVYSDPESDGTNALGGHTLNHWSGAVVRVDRFRGGNRRATLEKHRSKPAGETVKLRITESGLEAADER, from the coding sequence GTGAGCGACTTCGTCTCGACCGGCTGTGACCCCCTCGACGACCTGCTCGGCGGGGGACTCGAGCGGGGCGCGGCCACCCAGGTGTACGGCCCGCCGGCCGCGGGCAAGACCACGGTCGCGCTGAGCGCCGCCGTCGAGACGGCCGCGCGCGGCGACTCCGCACTGTACATCGACACCGAGGGCCTGTCGGCGGACCGGATGGAACAGATCGCCGAGGCCCGCGTCGCCGGGACCGACGAGAGCGTCGAGGACGTCGCCGGCCGGATCATCGTCTCCGAGGCGCTGGACTTCGAGCAGCAGCGCGAGGCCGTCCAGGACGCGGCCGAGCTGGCCTCGCAGGTGGACCTGATCGTCCTCGACAGCGCGACGGGCTTCTACCGGCTGGAGCGGGACGACGACGACGAGGGCGAGGCGCTGCGGGCCGTCGCCCGACAGATCACCCACTTGCTGTCGCTGGCGCGCAAGCACGACCTCGCCGTCTGTTTCACCAACCAGGTGTACAGCGACCCCGAGAGCGACGGTACGAACGCGTTAGGCGGGCACACGCTGAACCACTGGTCGGGCGCCGTCGTCCGCGTCGACCGGTTCCGCGGCGGCAACCGCCGGGCGACGCTGGAGAAGCACCGGTCGAAGCCCGCCGGCGAGACGGTCAAGCTACGGATCACCGAGAGCGGGCTCGAGGCCGCGGACGAGCGGTGA
- the larC gene encoding nickel pincer cofactor biosynthesis protein LarC, with protein sequence MRTLALDGSTGASGDMLLAALLAVGADRDALAPVEAALPVRYEVGETTKNGIAATTVDVLLETDGSEPGDEPEDGGAGAEHGHDHADHEHSGDGHDHSDSHDHSDSHDHADGHDHADGHDHVHAEGHGPHRSYEEVREIVAGMDLPDGVESDALAIFEILGEAEAAVHGTDLAETHFHEVGADDAIADVVGACLLLDDLDVERVVTTPLAAGEGAVEMSHGTYPVPAPAVVEIAGQADWSLRGGPVEAELLTPTGAAILAHVADGVDALPELDVAASGYGAGGYDFPERPNVLRAMVGDGGSGGLVRDEITVLETNLDDAAPELLGDLQRSLAEAGARDVSVLPATMKKSRPGHLVKVICKPADAERVARRLAEETGTLGVREHGAGHRWIAQRELVTVTVAADGEPHDVAVKVASDADGEVYDVSAEFDDAATVADETGLPVREVMRRAEATARERE encoded by the coding sequence ATGCGAACGCTCGCTCTCGACGGCAGCACGGGCGCCAGCGGCGACATGCTGCTGGCCGCCCTGCTCGCCGTCGGCGCCGACCGGGACGCGCTGGCCCCCGTCGAAGCGGCCCTGCCCGTCCGCTACGAGGTCGGCGAGACGACGAAGAACGGCATCGCCGCGACGACGGTCGACGTGCTGCTGGAGACCGACGGGTCCGAGCCGGGCGACGAACCCGAGGACGGCGGCGCGGGCGCTGAACACGGTCACGACCACGCAGACCACGAGCACTCCGGCGACGGCCACGACCACTCCGACAGCCACGACCACTCCGACAGCCACGACCACGCCGACGGCCACGACCACGCCGACGGCCACGACCACGTCCACGCTGAGGGCCACGGCCCGCACAGGAGCTACGAGGAGGTCCGGGAGATCGTCGCCGGGATGGACCTCCCGGACGGCGTCGAGTCGGACGCGCTGGCTATCTTCGAGATCCTCGGCGAGGCCGAGGCCGCGGTCCACGGCACCGACCTCGCGGAGACGCACTTCCACGAGGTGGGCGCCGACGACGCCATCGCGGACGTCGTCGGGGCGTGTCTCCTGCTGGACGACCTCGACGTCGAGCGCGTGGTGACCACGCCGCTGGCCGCGGGCGAGGGCGCCGTCGAGATGAGCCACGGGACCTACCCCGTGCCCGCGCCGGCGGTCGTCGAGATCGCGGGGCAGGCGGACTGGTCGCTCCGGGGCGGTCCCGTCGAGGCGGAGCTGCTGACGCCGACCGGCGCCGCGATCCTCGCCCACGTCGCCGACGGCGTCGACGCGCTCCCGGAACTCGACGTCGCGGCTTCCGGGTACGGCGCCGGCGGCTACGACTTCCCCGAGCGCCCGAACGTCCTGCGGGCGATGGTCGGCGACGGCGGGAGCGGCGGGCTCGTCCGCGACGAGATCACCGTGCTGGAGACGAACCTCGACGACGCCGCCCCGGAGCTGCTGGGCGACCTCCAGCGCTCGCTGGCCGAGGCGGGCGCGCGCGACGTCTCGGTCCTGCCGGCGACGATGAAGAAGTCCCGGCCGGGCCACCTCGTGAAGGTCATCTGCAAGCCCGCCGACGCCGAGCGCGTGGCCCGCCGGCTGGCCGAGGAGACGGGGACGCTCGGGGTCCGCGAGCACGGCGCCGGCCACCGCTGGATCGCCCAGCGCGAGCTCGTGACCGTGACCGTCGCCGCCGACGGCGAGCCCCACGACGTGGCCGTGAAGGTGGCCAGCGACGCGGACGGCGAGGTCTACGACGTCAGCGCCGAGTTCGACGACGCGGCGACGGTCGCCGACGAGACCGGCCTCCCGGTCCGCGAGGTGATGCGCCGCGCGGAGGCGACCGCCCGCGAGCGGGAGTGA
- a CDS encoding universal stress protein: MVFLVPFDGTPQATAALERAVEYAAAMDCDVAATTLVPTGESVAERRQWIDPTEDFAAETAAGDLSRKIEEATDDAELRFEDSGAHAPDGGLSETVRRVAREVDATAVFLGAAGDGQVVVPVDGEGADFDVHVVRRR; this comes from the coding sequence ATGGTCTTCCTGGTCCCCTTCGACGGAACGCCGCAGGCGACCGCCGCGCTGGAACGGGCAGTCGAGTACGCCGCCGCGATGGACTGCGACGTCGCGGCGACGACGCTCGTTCCGACCGGCGAGAGCGTCGCCGAGCGTCGCCAGTGGATCGACCCGACGGAGGACTTCGCGGCCGAGACGGCCGCCGGTGACCTCAGCCGGAAGATCGAGGAGGCCACGGACGACGCCGAACTCCGCTTCGAGGACTCCGGCGCCCACGCGCCGGACGGCGGCCTCTCGGAGACGGTCCGTCGCGTGGCCCGCGAGGTCGACGCGACCGCCGTGTTCCTCGGCGCCGCCGGCGACGGTCAGGTCGTCGTCCCGGTCGACGGCGAGGGAGCCGACTTCGACGTCCACGTCGTCCGCCGACGGTAG
- a CDS encoding CDC48 family AAA ATPase codes for MNEVQLEVAKAYPNDSGRGIARLDPDTLLHLKLSPGDIIEIEGSDTTAAKVWRADRQDWNTDTVRIDGFTRQNADVGIGERVEIRKAEAEKADKVVLAPPEEASVQFGSDAAGMVKRQILKRPVVERDIVPVMSSTNHPFMRSPGQAIPLIAVETEPDGVCLITEDTDVELREEPISGFEKTGGGITYEDIGGLQNEIQRVREMVELPMKHPQIFKKLGIEPPQGVLLHGPPGTGKTLLAKAVANETSASFFSIAGPEIISKYYGESEQQLREIFEDASEEAPSIIFIDELDSIAPKREDVTGEVERRVVAQLLTMMDGLESRGQVIVIAATNRVDSVDPALRRPGRFDREIEIGVPDETGREEILQIHTRGMPLSDDVALPDLAEDTHGFVGADIESLTKEAAMKALRRYLPEIDLDEEDIPPSLIDRMIIKREDFRGALNEVSPSAMREVLVELPKISWDDVGGLQDAQSQIQESIEWPMNQPEKFDRMGIKPPSGVLLYGPPGTGKTLMAKAVANETDANFISVRGPQLLSKWVGESEKAIRQTFRKAKQVAPTVIFFDELDSLAPGRGGEVGSNVSERVVNQLLTELDGLESMEDVMVIGATNRPDIIDPALIRSGRFDRMVMVGEPDVEGREQILKIHTGDTPLSPDVSLRELAEMTGGYVGSDLESIAREAAIEALREDDDAEEVGMKHFRQALDSVRPTIDEDIRDYYEQMQDEFKGGGPEPSKQAGGGRIGFQ; via the coding sequence ATGAACGAGGTTCAACTCGAGGTGGCGAAGGCCTACCCCAACGACTCGGGGCGTGGCATCGCCCGTCTCGACCCGGACACGCTGTTGCATCTAAAGCTCTCGCCCGGCGACATCATCGAGATCGAGGGGAGCGACACGACCGCGGCCAAGGTGTGGCGCGCGGACCGACAGGACTGGAACACCGACACCGTCCGCATCGACGGGTTCACCCGGCAGAACGCGGACGTCGGTATCGGCGAGCGCGTCGAGATCCGCAAGGCCGAGGCCGAGAAGGCCGACAAGGTCGTCCTGGCCCCGCCGGAGGAGGCGTCGGTCCAGTTCGGCTCCGACGCGGCCGGCATGGTCAAGCGCCAGATCCTCAAGCGCCCGGTCGTCGAGCGCGACATCGTGCCCGTGATGTCGAGCACGAACCACCCCTTCATGCGCTCGCCCGGCCAGGCGATCCCGCTGATCGCCGTCGAGACCGAGCCCGACGGGGTCTGTCTGATCACCGAGGACACCGACGTCGAGCTCCGCGAGGAGCCCATCTCCGGCTTCGAGAAGACCGGCGGTGGCATCACCTACGAGGACATCGGCGGCCTCCAGAACGAGATCCAGCGCGTCCGCGAGATGGTCGAGCTGCCGATGAAGCACCCCCAGATCTTCAAGAAGCTCGGCATCGAGCCGCCCCAGGGGGTGTTGCTGCACGGGCCGCCCGGCACCGGCAAGACCCTGCTCGCGAAGGCCGTCGCCAACGAGACCTCTGCTAGCTTCTTCTCGATCGCGGGCCCGGAGATCATCTCGAAGTACTACGGCGAGTCCGAACAGCAGCTCCGGGAGATCTTCGAGGACGCCAGCGAGGAGGCGCCCTCGATCATCTTCATCGACGAACTCGACTCCATCGCGCCCAAGCGCGAGGACGTCACCGGCGAGGTCGAGCGCCGCGTCGTCGCGCAGCTACTGACGATGATGGACGGCCTCGAATCGAGAGGCCAGGTCATCGTCATCGCCGCGACCAACCGCGTCGACAGCGTCGACCCCGCGCTGCGCCGCCCCGGCCGCTTCGACCGCGAGATCGAGATCGGCGTCCCGGACGAGACGGGTCGCGAGGAGATCCTCCAGATCCACACCCGCGGCATGCCCCTCTCCGACGACGTCGCGCTCCCCGACCTCGCCGAGGACACCCACGGCTTCGTCGGCGCAGACATCGAGAGCCTCACCAAGGAGGCCGCGATGAAGGCGCTGCGGCGGTACCTCCCCGAGATCGACCTAGACGAGGAGGACATCCCGCCGAGCCTCATCGACCGGATGATCATCAAGCGCGAGGACTTCCGCGGGGCCCTCAACGAGGTGAGTCCGAGCGCCATGCGGGAGGTGCTGGTCGAGCTCCCGAAGATTTCCTGGGACGACGTCGGCGGCCTGCAGGACGCCCAGAGCCAGATCCAGGAGTCCATCGAGTGGCCGATGAACCAGCCCGAGAAGTTCGACCGGATGGGCATCAAGCCGCCGTCCGGCGTCCTGCTGTACGGCCCGCCGGGCACCGGGAAGACCCTGATGGCCAAGGCCGTCGCCAACGAGACCGACGCCAACTTCATCTCGGTGCGCGGACCACAGCTACTCAGCAAGTGGGTCGGCGAGTCCGAGAAGGCCATCCGCCAGACGTTCCGCAAGGCGAAGCAGGTCGCCCCGACGGTGATCTTCTTCGACGAGCTGGACTCGCTGGCGCCCGGCCGCGGCGGCGAGGTCGGCAGTAACGTCTCCGAGCGCGTGGTCAACCAGCTGCTGACCGAACTCGACGGCCTCGAGTCGATGGAGGACGTCATGGTCATCGGCGCGACCAACCGCCCGGACATCATCGACCCCGCGCTGATCCGCTCCGGCCGCTTCGACCGCATGGTCATGGTCGGCGAACCCGACGTCGAGGGCCGCGAGCAGATCCTCAAGATCCACACCGGCGACACGCCGCTGTCGCCCGACGTCAGCCTCCGCGAGCTCGCGGAGATGACCGGCGGCTACGTCGGCTCCGACCTCGAGTCGATCGCCCGCGAGGCCGCCATCGAGGCGCTGCGCGAGGACGACGACGCCGAGGAAGTCGGGATGAAGCACTTCCGGCAGGCGCTGGACAGCGTCCGCCCGACCATCGACGAGGACATCCGCGACTACTACGAGCAGATGCAGGACGAGTTCAAGGGCGGCGGCCCCGAACCGTCCAAGCAGGCCGGCGGCGGCCGCATCGGCTTCCAATAG
- a CDS encoding CBS domain-containing protein, whose protein sequence is MDIADIATTDFVELDADVRLGKVRSVFERENPKGIIITEDGEYAGVVTEKQLVQSHIADDAKAGAMMRSAPQVGRHDDVREVARVLVEGGVKVAPVFEGDSLWGIVSGDAILRAVLENLDAITIGDIYTEDVVTITEDTDLGQAINLLREHGISRLPVLDDEGDLSGMVTTHDIVEVAVRDMQRNTTGDRAGERDRILDLPVYDVMNSPVETTTLDESVRDAVERMFENDFAGLVVTPEDDDSTVAGVVTKTDVLRALTFTQEEAMDVQITNISLLDTISRQDVRERIAGVAQKYEDMQVRHAHVRFHEHREKLRGTPLIQCQIRLRTTKGQAAGSGEGYGAESAFGVALDKLQRNVLEIKGVQADEEYKGQLLRKLGEL, encoded by the coding sequence ATGGATATAGCCGACATCGCCACCACCGATTTCGTCGAACTCGACGCCGACGTCCGCCTCGGAAAGGTCCGCTCCGTCTTCGAGCGCGAGAACCCGAAGGGGATCATCATCACCGAAGACGGCGAGTACGCGGGCGTCGTCACGGAGAAGCAGCTGGTCCAGTCCCACATCGCAGACGACGCGAAGGCGGGGGCGATGATGCGGTCGGCGCCGCAGGTCGGTCGGCACGACGACGTCCGCGAGGTCGCCCGCGTCCTCGTCGAGGGCGGCGTCAAGGTCGCCCCGGTCTTCGAGGGCGACTCCCTGTGGGGGATCGTCAGCGGCGACGCCATCCTCCGGGCCGTCCTCGAAAACCTCGACGCGATCACGATCGGCGACATCTACACCGAGGACGTCGTCACGATCACCGAGGACACCGACCTGGGGCAGGCGATCAACCTCCTGCGCGAGCACGGGATCTCCCGGCTGCCCGTCCTCGACGACGAGGGCGACCTGTCGGGCATGGTCACCACCCACGACATCGTCGAGGTGGCCGTCCGCGACATGCAGCGCAACACGACCGGCGACCGGGCCGGCGAGCGCGACCGGATCCTCGACCTGCCGGTCTACGACGTGATGAACAGCCCCGTCGAGACGACCACCCTCGACGAGTCCGTCCGCGACGCCGTCGAGCGCATGTTCGAGAACGACTTCGCCGGCCTCGTCGTGACCCCCGAGGACGACGACTCAACGGTCGCCGGCGTCGTCACCAAGACCGACGTCCTCCGCGCGCTGACGTTCACTCAGGAGGAGGCGATGGACGTCCAGATCACCAACATCAGCCTGCTGGACACCATCTCCCGCCAGGACGTCCGCGAGCGCATCGCCGGCGTCGCCCAGAAGTACGAGGACATGCAGGTCCGCCACGCCCACGTCCGCTTCCACGAGCACCGCGAGAAACTCCGCGGGACGCCGCTGATCCAGTGCCAGATCCGCCTGCGGACGACCAAGGGCCAGGCCGCCGGCTCCGGCGAGGGCTACGGCGCCGAGTCCGCCTTCGGCGTCGCGCTCGACAAGCTCCAGCGCAACGTCCTCGAGATCAAAGGGGTGCAGGCCGACGAGGAGTACAAGGGACAGCTCCTCCGGAAGCTCGGCGAGCTGTAG
- a CDS encoding lycopene cyclase domain-containing protein produces the protein MVPDITALGPYTYLATEVVWGAIALALLVRADALRSAARTVVALYPVAYVWDWYTLEVGVFAIPMRTGIEFLGIPIEEHIFMVVVPALVIGFHETLRPDDEDGARDEVGADD, from the coding sequence GTGGTCCCCGACATCACCGCCCTCGGTCCCTACACGTACCTCGCCACGGAGGTCGTCTGGGGCGCGATCGCGCTGGCCCTGCTGGTCCGGGCCGACGCGCTGCGGAGCGCCGCCCGGACGGTCGTCGCCCTCTACCCGGTCGCGTACGTCTGGGACTGGTACACCCTGGAGGTCGGGGTGTTCGCCATCCCGATGCGGACCGGGATCGAGTTCCTGGGCATCCCGATCGAGGAGCACATCTTCATGGTCGTGGTCCCGGCGCTCGTGATCGGGTTCCACGAGACGCTCCGTCCGGACGACGAGGACGGGGCACGCGACGAGGTCGGGGCGGACGACTGA
- a CDS encoding HTH domain-containing protein, translating into MSETPTPHIELYVRSLLPDGAHERQEAVIENLERLEREDAIADFSVIVWGKQIARDSAAAHTEEGRYILNRVAEFKQWALSNNVSLESFYQTKDVESGVTDERYTTMVLPVMGLAEYRDGELQHVAPCSDGDVVHTIMDRLERLEAGEPPAIEEESRGATVV; encoded by the coding sequence ATGTCCGAAACCCCCACCCCCCACATCGAACTCTACGTCCGTTCTCTCCTCCCGGACGGCGCACACGAGCGCCAGGAAGCCGTCATCGAGAACCTGGAACGCCTCGAGCGCGAGGACGCCATCGCCGACTTCTCAGTGATCGTCTGGGGCAAGCAGATCGCCCGGGACTCGGCGGCCGCCCACACCGAGGAGGGCCGATACATCCTCAACCGCGTCGCCGAGTTCAAGCAGTGGGCCCTGTCGAACAACGTCTCGCTGGAGTCGTTCTACCAGACCAAAGACGTCGAGTCAGGCGTGACCGACGAGCGCTACACCACGATGGTCCTGCCGGTCATGGGCCTGGCCGAGTACCGGGACGGCGAACTCCAGCACGTCGCGCCCTGCTCCGACGGCGACGTCGTCCACACCATCATGGATCGCCTGGAGCGTCTCGAGGCCGGCGAGCCCCCGGCCATCGAAGAGGAGTCCCGGGGCGCCACCGTCGTCTAG
- a CDS encoding helix-turn-helix domain-containing protein, whose product MREFAFTVRYDAGVDDLMDLFIEEPRLRARTRSCFATEAAMWRVDHVTGPADALETLDGLYLDESTCNECLDVGGCSSDREHRVLAADDQRRLYYTRRAEIDRCHSLPYLAVDHVGDGVLLEAERSGREYVWRVLMPEETTVGELFDRIDRKLQPGLALELGRVSEMTGWNADDGADATLSVTERETLAAAVEAGYYRTPREATMAELAESLGEPRSTVQYRLQRAEEKVIEEFVAD is encoded by the coding sequence GTGCGCGAGTTCGCCTTCACCGTCCGCTACGACGCGGGCGTCGACGACCTGATGGACCTGTTCATCGAGGAGCCGCGGCTGCGCGCCCGGACGCGGTCGTGCTTCGCCACCGAGGCGGCGATGTGGCGGGTCGATCACGTCACCGGCCCCGCGGACGCCCTCGAGACGCTCGACGGGCTCTACCTCGACGAGAGCACCTGCAACGAGTGCCTCGACGTCGGCGGCTGTAGCTCGGACCGCGAGCACCGGGTCCTCGCAGCGGACGACCAGCGCCGGCTCTACTACACCCGGCGGGCGGAGATCGATCGGTGCCACTCGCTGCCGTACCTGGCGGTCGATCACGTCGGCGACGGCGTCCTGCTGGAGGCGGAGCGGTCGGGCCGGGAGTACGTCTGGCGCGTTCTGATGCCCGAGGAGACGACGGTCGGCGAGCTGTTCGACAGGATCGATCGGAAGCTCCAGCCGGGGCTCGCCCTGGAACTGGGGCGCGTCTCGGAGATGACCGGCTGGAACGCCGACGACGGCGCCGACGCGACGCTGTCCGTCACCGAGCGGGAGACGCTGGCAGCGGCAGTCGAGGCGGGCTACTACCGGACGCCGCGCGAGGCGACGATGGCCGAACTGGCCGAGTCGCTGGGCGAACCGCGCTCGACCGTCCAGTACCGACTCCAGCGCGCGGAGGAGAAGGTGATCGAGGAGTTCGTCGCCGACTAG
- the dps gene encoding DNA protection during starvation protein, with protein MNDDRPHMSGQVDPGDTSRRVGMEVIRERGCDPEELREKLIDAIGAEFTTYYYYTNLRMHLAGEEDYKEIAEDARLEDRAHFELVVPRVYELEGSLPNDLAEFADRASCAPPKLPDDPSAENILEVLLEAERCAIRTWSEVCDMTRGADPRTYDMAQRILNEEMDHEAWFIELLSKERDGEVNPAGHFARGEPGDAPYSTNNRFNDSA; from the coding sequence ATGAACGACGACAGGCCACACATGAGCGGGCAGGTCGATCCGGGCGACACGAGCAGGCGCGTCGGGATGGAGGTCATCCGCGAGCGCGGCTGTGACCCGGAAGAGCTCCGGGAGAAGCTGATCGACGCCATCGGCGCCGAGTTCACGACGTACTACTACTACACGAACCTCCGGATGCACCTCGCGGGCGAGGAGGACTACAAGGAGATCGCCGAGGACGCGCGGCTGGAGGACCGCGCGCACTTCGAGCTGGTCGTCCCCCGCGTCTACGAGCTGGAGGGGTCGCTCCCGAACGACCTCGCGGAGTTCGCGGACCGCGCCTCCTGCGCCCCGCCGAAGCTCCCCGACGATCCCAGCGCCGAGAACATCCTCGAGGTGCTGCTGGAGGCCGAGCGCTGCGCGATCCGGACCTGGTCGGAGGTCTGCGACATGACCCGCGGCGCCGACCCGCGGACCTACGACATGGCCCAGCGCATCCTCAACGAGGAGATGGACCACGAGGCGTGGTTCATCGAGCTGCTCTCGAAGGAGCGCGACGGCGAGGTCAACCCCGCCGGCCACTTCGCCCGCGGCGAGCCCGGCGACGCCCCCTACTCCACCAACAACCGCTTCAACGACAGCGCGTAA